The Sphingobacterium lactis sequence AAGCTCTATTTGCATCATCATCTTCCTCTTGGAGATTAAGCAATGCTTTTAGGGTGTATCTTCGATAGTATGTAATCGCTGAACCTATTTTCTGTGGATCTTGTGATTGAGGAAGTTCTAATGAGCTTTCAATCTTTTCACCCGTATCTACATCAATAACTTGTGTCAATAATGTATTGCCATGGATAGGCTGTAAAACCATTAGGTTTTGATTGTGGAATAACGGATTGGACAATTCAATCAATTGATTGATGTCAGCATACTTAGATTTGAAAAATGGATTATCTGCATCCTTTGTTAACTTTCCAATGTTCTTTTGGATTTCGAATAGTTTCTTATATATCGTCATATCTTTATCTATTAGTTATAATCACTTCATACTCTCTTACCCCAACATATAGGGCGTATAAAAAGAAAAAAGCCATTACAGCTATTGCAATGACTTGAAAATAGAATCGAAACATTTCCTTAGTTTCTTCATCTAAGTAGAACCACCAGTTCTGAACTGATCGGTCTATTCTTTTAAAAAGTTTCATTATTTAGGAAATTTAAATGGTGAAATGATTTTTGACTTAGCTCTATAATCTTCTTATGTGAGAAGTATATCTTGCTATTCTTTCCGTTTTGGCTTACAGGCTTTAATAATCCTGCCTTGATCCATTTGGTTACTCTTTGCTCTCCATAAAGCCTTTCACTTTCCAATCGTGAAAGCTGTGGTTTAGATAGTGTTATATCTACCTTATCTCTTGCTATAATGGAGTGTACCAATGCTGTCAGATCCTCTAATGATACTTGAATGATTGTATTTTCCATATGTTATTAATTTTAAAATGAAAAAGCCCGACTGTTACATCGGGCTTTGTTTGACATTTACGTTATTAGGCGGCTAAAAATGTCTTAAATCTGCCTTCCTTATTTGGAGTGGAGAGAACAGGATTCGAACCTGTACTGAACATATGGGAGTCATACCCTCGCCTAAAGGCTACGTAGCGTCTACCATTCCGCCATCTCTCCATTTTAAAAGCAAGGGCAGGGATTCCATAGGGTGTCTCGACTTCGAAACCTACGCGTCGCTGTTTCCCCGTATACCTCCGCCACCTTGCTTTATGTTTTTAAACCTATCCATCCGTTAGCCTCCTACGGGTTCAAAGACCTACGCTCTGCATTTCAAAGGGCTTGCTTTGATCTTCTCATGCTTCGGTAGCTGGATAGGTTATATCTTCAAAGAACTTGCCTAGTATATAGGCTTTTCGGTAGTGATGCCGTAATTGTATTTTTTATCTAATTGGCGAATGAAAAACTTATCATAAGCATTCATGTACTTTTTGCCAAACTTCACTCTACCGAAATATTGGTCACGTCTGATTCTTATAAAATCACCTTTAACATTCCCAAAGTAATCAGTAAAGTATAATCTATACCAAGCGACAATCAATGATTTCCTTAATATTAAACCTGATAATCCAATTATTATAAACCCAGCAACATAAAGGATGCAGAATGGTAAACCAAAGAATAACATTGATACTGAATAGTACCATTTCTCGTTGCTTCCAAATGCTATTCCTGAAACAAAAGCATTGATGATGAAGTAAATGTAAATCGCGTCTTTCATTAGTATATAGGCTTTTCGGGTTTTACAATGGGTTGGTAGTGGGTGACTTTCAGCTCTGGTATGATATATTTTTTATAATACTCAAAATCGTTAAACGTCATAACACTACCATTAGAGCAAAAAGCATAATAGTTGTAACTATCCTTCGGCAAATCCCCCTCACTCTCTATCCTTATCCACCCGTTGTTGTTTTCGATGCCTTGTAGGGATTTGGGTCTAATAGTGAGCTTATATATATCTTCGTCACATGTCAAGTAGTGTGTCAATGAATAATTCTTACTCTTAGTTAGATAATCCATACTGTAGTAATAGAACCAACCTTCTTCATCTACCTTGTCCTTTACTTGCTCCCAATACTCACCATACGCCTTGCGTATAGCTTCTTGCTTTGCGGTGTTTGGCATGGTTAGTCGTTTTTAGT is a genomic window containing:
- a CDS encoding ERF family protein; protein product: MTIYKKLFEIQKNIGKLTKDADNPFFKSKYADINQLIELSNPLFHNQNLMVLQPIHGNTLLTQVIDVDTGEKIESSLELPQSQDPQKIGSAITYYRRYTLKALLNLQEEDDDANRASGNKVDKPEDTRPWLTEDQFNGYLSLINKGEKWLSKLNEKFRMKKAYKETLESAEKNYKPSK